From Mytilus edulis chromosome 9, xbMytEdul2.2, whole genome shotgun sequence, the proteins below share one genomic window:
- the LOC139489274 gene encoding enkurin domain-containing protein 1-like produces MKTQTANTFSLQGAGFSNLQSHYRPDSRSKNHYAENMRRIRSIQRQSKQKENDTHQPVKALWKSEKYSSVTSKIKEDIQKEPAVPRPHSANFLRAHSRMGPPAIPVLNRPCSAEPPKEKLTIPVASSASDVKLTRHNFDFIKVNGIAARNSRMYKSPSLTNLDELKKKQDEELKRYKKGVVPHYLVNRKDQWKKDEEDRIANTPDPAMPPGHKVLPENERLQTLNLLKERERELMKLLSGLPLRMDTFRLRTEKQEIEAKLSEIDEGKKIFSKPKVFVRIDS; encoded by the exons actCCAGATCAAAGAATCATTATGCTGAAAACATGAGAAGAATCAGATCGATTCAGAGACAAAGTAAACAGAAAGAAAATGACACTCACCAGCCAGTTAAAGCTTTGTGGAAGTCAGAGAAATACAGTTCTGTCACATCAAAGATTAAAGAAGATATTCAG AAAGAGCCAGCAGTTCCAAGGCCACATTCGGCTAACTTCCTTAGAGCACATTCCAGGATGGGACCTCCTGCTATCCCAGTACTAAATCGACCATGTTCTGCGGAACCACcaaaagaaaaactgacaattcCAGTAGCCTCATCAGCAAGTGAT GTTAAGTTAACAAGACATAATTTTGACTTTATAAAAGTCAATGGTATAGCAGCAAGGAATTCTAGAATGTACAAGAGTCCAAGTCTAACAAATTTAGATGaactaaagaaaaaacaagaTGAGGAGTTAAAACGTTATAAAAAAGGAGTGGTCCCTCACTA TTTAGTAAATAGAAAAGATCAATGGAAGAAAGACGAAGAAGATAGAATAGCTAACACACCTGATCCAGCTATGCCACCAGGGCATAAAGTTTTACCTGAAAATGAGAGGCTCCAGACCCTGAATCTGTTGAAAGAAA GAGAAAGGGAACTGATGAAACTGTTATCTGGTCTGCCGTTACGAATGGATACATTTAGACTAAGGACAGAAAAACAAGAAATAGAGGCAAAATTATCAGAAATTGATGAGGGAAAGAAGatattttcaaaaccaaaagtttttGTGAGGATAGACAGCTAG